Within Falco cherrug isolate bFalChe1 chromosome 12, bFalChe1.pri, whole genome shotgun sequence, the genomic segment CAGCATCCTCCAACAGCTTCTTCATCTCCCGAACTGCACGTCTCATGGCAGGGCTTGGCATGGTGAAGAAATCCGTTTCATAGTAGCCTATGTGGAGGGGCTGCGTGCTGCAATACACCTGCGGAGCAAGGGAGAGCGCCAGCTGGAAGGATGTCAGTGGTGTCAGGAGCCAGCAGTACACCCATGCCGCAGGCGAGCCTGGAAAGCAGCACTTTCTCTCGCCCACCCACAGGTTTTGGAGGGCTCCCATGACCCGCTGGTGTTTTCAGCCCAAGCAATGCCAGCTCTTCTCAGAGACCTTCGCCCCCTTTCAGGTGCTTTACCTCTTCGTTGAAGGGAAGGGGGGGCACCGTGCTGTCCAGGCTGAACATGTCCTCACACAGGAGCGCCCGCATGCACAGCGCCAGGCTCTCCACGTCTTTTGCCATTGGCCCCACGGCTGCGACCACTGGAAGAGACCAGAAGAGAGCATTCAAGCAGGGGGTCTTTCAAGGGCACGTCCTGCAAAAGCAGAGCCTCTTGGCACACATTTTGACTTAGTCTAGTGTTGGCAACAGTTCCCCTTTGAGAACTGGGCTGGGGATACCTACAGGTGTCTTCCCACCAACAGGCCTATCGTTATGGACCCAGAATTGTTATCCATCAGCACGTGCCCTGATGTCTCCATTTCATgatttataaaattaaacaaaaagctttGTTGACCATGACAACAAGGACAACATAAGACACATCCTTTGACTGCTTATCCCACCTCCCATGAAGCAGTGGCAGACAGCAACCTGGGGGTTACAGGGTGTGTCGAGGTTTGTGTTACACAACCTGCTCCTCTCGGCTTCTACATACTCTGTTTTCTCAGGATTCATGGTATGGGGGTGGCTCTCTGAAAGAGTCCCTGAAAGGGaacctgcttctctctctctctcaatgTATTGGAGAAGGTCCACCATGACCAGCTGAGGGTCCTTctcacccctgccctgctgccctccctggggGACAACCATCAATTCCTACCTGCCTTCTGCCCCAGGACACTAGGAATTACTCCTTTTTTACTgcaaagaaaagagacaaacaaaaatacagcagctgAGTAGTTTTCGTTGAAGGAAAAGGCTTTAAGCAGTAGCAAGTAATGAGGAAAACACTGGCCTCCCTTTGCAGATGCAGAGGCTGGCAGAAGGAAGGGTCAAGGGGAAGCCCAAGAGAGACCCAACCTAGGCCAGAATGATTTATGCCCTGTCAGTCAGGAACAACCACCCCCTTCGCACGCAGATGGGGAGATTTCCCCGTCTCCGATTCTGGGGGAACCAATGCTTCCCTCCATACAGGCCCCAGAAAATgtccaggcagcagggagaagtGAGCCCCTCCCGGTTCCTCCCAGTTCCCCCTTGCCCAAGGAATAAGAGCATCCCAGCACAGCGGTCGGTAGGATGGTGGGTGGGTCTCACCCAGACACATCACTGCATTACTCTCAGTACCTGAGTCTGTTCCCGGTGGGTTTGAGTGCACAGATCCCACAGAAGGCAGCGGGGAAACGCAGGCTCCCTCCTACATCTGTCCCAAAGCCCAAGATGGATCCACCTCCTCCTACAAGTGCCCCTTCTCCACCAGAGGAGCCTCCGGGGCTTCTGGTGTAGAGTAGAGGGTTGAATGTCTGACCAAAGATTAAGTTCTTGCAGTCATAGCTGAAAAGAGAGATTGCAAATGAGAGGAGTGTAGATACCTGCTGCTGTGGACCCCAGTCACTACAAAAAGACCTTCAGAAGGTAATTAGATAATTTGCTAGTTGTTACATTGATATCATTTAGTCTAAGGGAGCTTCCCAAAGCTCCCATGAAGACCTCCAGCCTCTTCACAGCAGTCCCAGGACCTGATTCTCTTCAGCTCATTTCAGTGTCATCACGCCTGCCCCAGTAAGATCCTCCGGCAGCACAAATACATCAAGCCTCCTGGAAAGCCTCCCTGTTCGGGTGGTCCCAAGTGACACTGGACATCTAAAAGCAGGCCACCTGGAGCTGATCCAGGCCCCTCCTGTGAGGCAGCATTGCTATACCCCTGCTTTGGAACAGGCCAAACGCCAACTGCAGCAATCTCTGAACATTGGACTCTCCTAGGAACCAGTGCAAAATCCGATAATCTCTAGGGCAACCTCTCTGAGTGGCTTTTTGAACAACTTGGTCAGTCATTGTCGTGTCACCTTAAGGAAGGCATTTCGTACGGCTTGGGCAACAGTCCTCCATGGAGGAGCTTTGCCAGAGTTCACTTGGCAGGACACAGAGACACTAGCAGGGTGGCTGTCCGGCAGAGCACACCTGACCTCACCCTGCATCACTGACGTCAAGAGTGGTGTTGCCAGATACAACAGGAGGTTTGGGGGCAGGATAATTTAAGGTCGTTAGCTTAACTAGCTAACTAGCTTCCCCTTCCACGAATATGTGTTTGTATTGTTACAGTTAACAGGACCACCTCTGAGGggttaattggaaaaaaaaacaccaaaccaaacaggTGATTTAAAACCACCCAGCACAGTACAGAAGGGCACTGatttgtctccttttctcctctttttttcatttggaacTAAAGTTAATTTTTGTCCTTAGTGTAAAtgtgtttactttttaaagttcaaAGTTAAAGACATAAAGGATGGGGACCAGgtgttgttattttaaaagaactggGGAAATTAGAATTAGACCTGAGAGAAACACAAGTGCCCACCTACCTGATGAGGGACTGGGGAACATTGGTTTTGACAAACGGAATTGCCCCCTGTCTCCTGAGCACCTGCACCAACACGCTGTCCTCTGCCATGGGTTTATTGAGGTTTTTTATAAATCCTAATGTGGAATCATGACCCTGGAAACACAGGACAATAAGGTTTCCAAATGGAGGACTGCACTTCCCCCCTGCCtccatacttttatttttatatatatatatatatatatgtatgtatgtaagcAGGTGCATGCACCTCCAACAACCCACCCCCCACGCACATGTCGCACAGCGTATTGGCAGTAAATCTCACCAGCCTTTTCTGCTGGCTTATATGGCAGACAGGCAGCAAACCCCACCGCCTGCCAGGGCAGGCCAACCCACATCAGCTGTGACAAAGTCAAGCCCGATGCTGAGGTCAAACCTCCCCGTCACCAAACTTCAAACCACTGGGATCTCAGAAGACACGCGGTATTGCGCCGGCGGTACCTGGCAGTTGATGGAGTCTTTGATGCTGACAGGCACCCCGTAGAGCAAACCCAGCTTCCCCGCCAGCTTCGCTTTCCGGAGCTGGGTCTCACTCTCCTGCAGATACTCCGTGATGCAGTTGGTTTCGGTGGCGATTTGAAGGGCCTTGGGGAAACCCGACAAAGCCTGTGGGTGAGACACAGCCCGCCGCGCCGCACAACAGccttctgttttgcaaaggacatctgcctcttccccctcttccaCCTCCCCATCCGAGTCGTTGGTATCAGGGCAGCCCTTTCTGCTCCtttcaaaggtattttcatGCCAAACTCCAAAACATTGTCCAGACACGGGGGACCACAGCACCAGCTGGTGTGTAACGAAGGGAGGCACTCAGCCCAGCAGAATACCAAAGGCTATTCTCTTGATTGAGCATCTGGGGTGGCATAAAATGGTAAGCCCAAAGTGTGAACCCAGGAGGTGATCAGAGCATCGTGGCAAAAGTAGAGAATGAAAGCGGACACCAAGCCTTTGGGGTTTACCAACCCATTTGGAGATAGAGGCAAGACAACAGCCATGCTCTGCAACTTCCCTGTAGCTATACCCGCCCCTTGGAAGGTACAGGCCCCCCTAGGAATGTATGGGTCTCCCCAGGTGCTGAGCTTGCTGCTCCAAACCAAGCTGCGAGCCATGGTAGCCAGATGCCCAGGTCCCCCCTCGCTCACAGAAAAGCACGGAAGGGCCCAGCACGAACCAGCGGGCAGTGACATCCCAGCAGCACATGAACCAGGTTTGAACCAGCGTTTGGGCTTCTCCCCCGAAAAACCAACCAGCCCCATCACGGGTGAGATGCTGCCCTACCACCCTTGCTCCTCACCTTGCCCACGTAGGAATAGAAGACGTGCTCTGGAGGAAGGGAGCCATCCCGGAGTTTCTTGGAGAGCTCCggcaaaggcagagagaggatGGAGACCATGCTCACGGAGGGGTGCTGCGGGAAAGATCCAACAGGCAATGGCACACCTCTGCCTCAGCTGGCGGGCTCCTCCGCTCCCCATGGCACCCACCGTAACCccatccaaaataaaatatctgcCAAGTGCAGCTTTTGCCTCGGGACCGCAATCCTGCTCCCCGGCAGCAGTGAGCTAGCCGGGCTTCCCACAGCCTCGCCATCCCCGCCAGACCAGGCTCACCACATCTAAGAGAaacctttttcctctcccaggGGAGGTCTTGGCCAGGCCTGGGGGAACCACTGGGTGACCGCTCTCTGCTGAACCGCGACGGGAATTGGGGGCACATTCATGGACATCGCTCCAGAACGGAATGGGACACGGTGCCCTTCTCGTGGCACCACCCAGATACCCAACAGGGAAGCGCCCAAGCCAGGGAGCCCCTCGGCTGAGAGCAGGGGTGGCATTTTGGGGCCAGCAAAGATTTCCTCACCACCTGATAAATACTattgagggaaaaaacaaaacaaaacaaaaccaaaaaaaaaacaaacacccaaaaaaAAGCTCCgagcttccccctgccccaggctggaCTCTGGaccccagcctgccacagcccgcgCAGCCCCACGGGCTAGCAGGAGCACGGCGTGGGCCAGCCGGGTTTCAGGGCCGTGGGGCTCCCGCTATCCCCCCGCCTCGACCGAGGCGGCGGAAGGTACCGGGAAGCCCGAAGAACCGGGCCGGCCTTTGCGCGCTGGCGCCTGCGCCGCCCGTTATCCCCCGCCGCACCGGCCGCCCCCAGGAAGCGCTTCCGCCCCATCCAGCGCAGCGCTGCGCCGCCGCGGGAGAGGGGGGCGTGCATGCGCGTACagatttagaaaggaaaaaaaaaaatacaccgAAACGCCTGTAGCTCCATACGAGGTGCCGGGATGGCGCCTGGCAGCCCGCTGCgcccgggctggggcggggggggggaggctgcggcggggggctgAGCCGCCTCCGCCCGCCCGGCGATGGCCATCGCCGGGCGGGCGGAGGCGGCTcagccccccgccgcagcctcctccccccaaaaaaaccccgtggggggtggggggtggaggggagaagCGCGGCTTatggcacccacctgctcccgAAAGCGCTGCACGGCCATCTGCATCTGCACCAGGCTGCGCTCCTGCCGCTGCCGCGCCTGCCTCACCTTCTTCCACAGCCCCCGCCGGCGCCGCCatcgcagcagcagcagcagcaggccgGCCGAGCCGCACAGCAAGGCGGGCAGCGGGACCCGCATGACGGAGCTGTcgcccccccacacacacacacaccccctctaACCCCCGGGACCCGAGGGGACCGGCTGGctgccgcggcggcgggcgagCGGGCGGCCAAACCGGGGCAGGAGCGCCGGGGGAGGGCCGGGCTGGCTGCGGAGCGGCTTAACCGCTTCGCTGATTTGCGAGcggggagaaggaggaggagatgtgggaagaggaaaagctCCGGGATGAAAACTCAGCCCTCCCTGTGCTGGGTGGTCTCTCTCTGATATGGTTTATTTGCTTTGCCGTTCCCCAGGTGAGCTTTGATCCCCCTGTCAATTGTTCCACCTCCCTGGGTATGGCCTTGGCTCGGAGCATCaaaaaaagcagggaggggGGTTATCCCAAAGACACCCGGCTCCCTTAACGTTTCCTGAAGCCAAGCAGCTGCGTGGGAAAAAGAAACGATAAATATCCCCGCCTAGGCCCGGCAGAGCCCCCTGCATCGCTGGCAGGTCGGGGTGTGCCTGTGCTTCGGGAAGTGCTGTGGCTTCCAACTCCACAGCCTGGCATCCCGGTGCAGGTAGGGGAGTGCTTGCCAGGGCCTTGCACTTGGTCTTGAGGGAAAGTCCAAAATAATTTGTCGCCAGCCCCACGTGGGGTTTGCCCTTAAAAAACTTTCACTGCTTGCAAAAGTTCATCAGCCATCAAGACAGCCAGTTTAGATGCTGCCCACAGGACTCTGGAAAACCTGTTGGGAAGGATTTGGGAtgtcctctctccctccctgcctcccagcaggacGAGCTGTGCCCAAGCCACCCCTGGGTGGGTGCTGAGCTACAAAATGTGATGGAGTTACATACCTCCAGCCCTGATTTTGCTGGCATTATTTCTCAGGCCACTGGCTTTACTTCAACCGTGTGTACACAGCATCCTGGTGCTCGTTGCTGAAGGGTGGTAAAGCCTTGGATATACTCAGTCCTCACTGAACTTGTGGCCTATAGCTTCTTGCTCTGTATTTGGGGATGAGCAGCTCCCTGTTATCTGGGTCAAGGAAATGACAAGCAAGaacagccttttttccccacttttttttttttccttatttttttctccccccccctttcaGACTGTGAGGCTCAGAGGATTACACAGTAATGCAAGCTGCCAAGGGCACTGCAGTTGTACGCATGCAGACTACTCGGGGCACAAGGAACTGCAAGGGTGGTGGGGGTGTCCTTGCAAGTGAGCCAGGAGTATAGAATCCACTCAGAGTTGGGGAGAGCAGGTGCTTgatccctgcctgctcctttcTTTCTCACGCTGGAGGCTTCACGCTCTCCTCCACTGCATTGGTCTCACCCTATGGCAGCACAATACCAAAACAGGGCTGTTTCTCTGCATGGTGTGAAACCAGGTGCATTTGAAGTCTTCTAACAAGAGAACAAGAAAGGTGGTGAAGTTTggagaaacagaagtgaaaaactAGTTCTGGTGGAAGACAAACTTACTTCTCCAACCCTCTTCCCCCTAGTTTAAACCCTGCTTAAAATCTCTCATGCAAGAATAATTTCCAACTTCTGCGGTTCAGCTTggcaaaaccaagaaaacagaatatgacATTTATGCCTAGAGCACCTGTGCCTctaggagctgctgctggagacaccaccccccccccccccccccccctccttctcccctctcctgggCAAGTGTATGGGGGTGAATAAACAGTGTTGAGGCATCAGGCAGGACAGTGGCAAGGCTTGGATCcctgctggagccagccagctccaggaaaTTAACCCAGGACATGGGAAACCCCAGAATGCAGTGGGTCTCTTCTGTGACCCACCTCCAT encodes:
- the LOC102052537 gene encoding fatty-acid amide hydrolase 1-like, translated to MRVPLPALLCGSAGLLLLLLRWRRRRGLWKKVRQARQRQERSLVQMQMAVQRFREQHPSVSMVSILSLPLPELSKKLRDGSLPPEHVFYSYVGKALQIATETNCITEYLQESETQLRKAKLAGKLGLLYGVPVSIKDSINCQGHDSTLGFIKNLNKPMAEDSVLVQVLRRQGAIPFVKTNVPQSLISYDCKNLIFGQTFNPLLYTRSPGGSSGGEGALVGGGGSILGFGTDVGGSLRFPAAFCGICALKPTGNRLSKKGVIPSVLGQKAVVAAVGPMAKDVESLALCMRALLCEDMFSLDSTVPPLPFNEEVYCSTQPLHIGYYETDFFTMPSPAMRRAVREMKKLLEDAGHTLVPFELTNVDHMVFDFCIRGMFADGGASFLKKFKGELEKSSMGLLFWLAKSPNWLKTVLSWIAKPFMPRFSSILRSMRANTVDEVWSLQHEIEEFCHQFIAQWKKLNLDVMLCPMLGPALGIGYPGKLSVAVSYTMLYNILDFPTGVVPVTLVTDEDEDELKGYQGYFRDWWDRTLAKAFHGSVGLPVAVQCVALPWQEELCLRFMKEVETLVLKTDGLV